Proteins from a genomic interval of Drosophila melanogaster chromosome 2R:
- the CG33467 gene encoding uncharacterized protein, isoform B, with product MPYTWLVLLSICFIGHMTDSQLVYKFTKVECQGNQARVKNVSCNVKPINWNTALVNLDCYLIYPLINPTIRVQVFMKDYSNQYKPFLIDATFKLCDVVERKNFLPYAVMVWELFQRFTNVKSCHISGQLSARNGYLNSSYVPPFPHGQYQISVMFSDSNSTNREFVGIVKFFVQAMDEIKIKKRPKAA from the exons ATGCCATACACATGGCTGGTGCTTCTCAGTATCTGCTTCATTGGGCACATG ACGGACTCCCAGTTGGTATACAAATTTACCAAGGTCGAGTGCCAGGGCAATCAGGCGCGGGTGAAAAATGTTTCCTGCAATGTGAAGCCGATCAATTGGAATACGGCGTTGGTTAACTTGGATTGCTATCTAATTTACCCATTAATAAACCCAACA ATTCGAGTGCAAGTGTTTATGAAGGACTACAGTAACCAGTACAAGCCATTCTTGATTGACGCGACTTTCAAGTTATGCGACGTGGTCGAAAGGAAGAATTTTCTGCCCTATGCCGTCATGGTTTGGGAACTTTTCCAACGTTTCACGAATGTTAAAAGCTGCCATATATCG GGTCAGTTAAGTGCAAGGAACGGTTATCTGAACAGCAGTTACGTGCCACCCTTTCCCCACGGACAATACCAAATCAGTGTAATGTTCAGTGATTCAAATTCTACGAATAGGGAATTTGTGGGCATCGTAAAGTTCTTCGTTCAAGCGATGgacgaaataaaaattaaaaagcgccCTAAAGCTGCCTAA
- the CG33467 gene encoding uncharacterized protein, isoform A, which produces MPYTWLVLLSICFIGHMTDSQLVYKFTKVECQGNQARVKNVSCNVKPINWNTALVNLDCYLIYPLINPTIRVQVFMKDYSNQYKPFLIDATFKLCDVVERKNFLPYAVMVWELFQRFTNVKSCHISLSARNGYLNSSYVPPFPHGQYQISVMFSDSNSTNREFVGIVKFFVQAMDEIKIKKRPKAA; this is translated from the exons ATGCCATACACATGGCTGGTGCTTCTCAGTATCTGCTTCATTGGGCACATG ACGGACTCCCAGTTGGTATACAAATTTACCAAGGTCGAGTGCCAGGGCAATCAGGCGCGGGTGAAAAATGTTTCCTGCAATGTGAAGCCGATCAATTGGAATACGGCGTTGGTTAACTTGGATTGCTATCTAATTTACCCATTAATAAACCCAACA ATTCGAGTGCAAGTGTTTATGAAGGACTACAGTAACCAGTACAAGCCATTCTTGATTGACGCGACTTTCAAGTTATGCGACGTGGTCGAAAGGAAGAATTTTCTGCCCTATGCCGTCATGGTTTGGGAACTTTTCCAACGTTTCACGAATGTTAAAAGCTGCCATATATCG TTAAGTGCAAGGAACGGTTATCTGAACAGCAGTTACGTGCCACCCTTTCCCCACGGACAATACCAAATCAGTGTAATGTTCAGTGATTCAAATTCTACGAATAGGGAATTTGTGGGCATCGTAAAGTTCTTCGTTCAAGCGATGgacgaaataaaaattaaaaagcgccCTAAAGCTGCCTAA